In one window of Gossypium hirsutum isolate 1008001.06 chromosome A01, Gossypium_hirsutum_v2.1, whole genome shotgun sequence DNA:
- the LOC107918161 gene encoding transcriptional activator DEMETER isoform X2 produces the protein MNFGEDFSIPQGKEFEFTDSWIPVTPQKPIPTGSNPIQVNGQGNQFGNENWQELAEFPTGYVQDILNNNGVAHSFNQDQYFGSINLAKNNRMINNIAGSYRLVLQNESSSWNDHTWANLLATRNAADGFASANRIASLGSGNTLPIPNLHPQDENWRRSSSHQSSSSHFMRNTDGFLQMPQYGFPIPSMPICNLNSPARTEVGAPSHFNTSFQSLLATPDQTQKTRKQNPAADENSVSEKEQESIIVCNKKEFSQQNCDLLQNIVNSSSVIISAPMEEKDSERGSVQGIDLNKTPQQKPPKRRKHRPKVIVEGKPKRTPKPTTTANVNSKDNPSGKRKYVRRKGLTELATQHADPTKASDSTAGTPAKRKYVRKKSPKEPAAELIGSANKSACDAGITIRGKCMHETNQKESASPQGDCIRDSDPSPVCAPRSCRRALNFDLENTGNGSLAGILNHQEMLSSITAATASRLQAKELMENVNVMARNANMYDIDLNQNSYRNGYTSAQQAIQFVSQRRNWENIDGTKEFMFEGHPQSVATVLSNFNEGRGSKRDHYHAIEQGQFSTAGTMSSLLSQAIFQADEGYRNGCSNEAAFPQASKRRIIEDEFHAYKYGMKCSVSHAAGLLQTKGTNDVNAGKFTSLRDCGTSDPHFRSDNIDRRKGSVFSQLTGNRYVNSTAGDLTSSKQNILSQLHSGIEKVGNINGLALVHNLATIENRNLLLPTTPEKVSTPRTGLVGQTFHTNVSENKKREPGLPRNVPFTVGKMVQEKKRVSENQQSTKARGPSAKHVSLNPVEEIINRFKGLTLEEKNNKPKAELQNALVLYNGAGTVVPFEGFESIKKKVRPRVDLDPETNRVWNLLMGKEGEDTEGTDKEKWWEEERRVFHGRVDSFIARMHLVQGDRRFSKWKGSVVDSVIGVFLTQNVSDHLSSSAFMSLAAKFPLKSSCKGDCNAERTTILIEEPEVCELNSEETIKWHEKPFRHQLDSQSSMTPNRSTDYQRNSEYSGIERTSFMGTYSQSLEEEVLSSQGSFDSSVIQANGGIRTYSGSYSETEDPTMSCKFLSIHGSTLDQIENSASVEEFYHCASGSSQLQEGIKYKQSEVTEEGQTSRLERTENLKWSSSFNQDNNFRNQQFRVQVFGASSHPLHMTLESEPWEGEGLEPFREECMSSWASTASGLNKPKQPGQNGGKIMVQHNGQPISQDMATTTLNTLSGEHVMHQKEVHTRSNQLCNNHQEKRKDFQSESTSVTMPPTTDAVAKMQKSTSLSAANTHKLTERPSDIERMTASDKGKATENREVQSNAKEPMHSSENQLGESSSLKPKRRKAQEGKNNATDWDQLRKQVQANGLKKERSKDTMDSLDYEAMRNANVNEISNTIKERGMNNMLAERIKDFLNRLVRDHESIDLEWLRDVPPDKAKDYLLSIRGLGLKSVECVRLLTLHHLAFPVDTNVGRIAVRLGWVPLQPLPESLQLHLLELYPILESIQKYLWPRLCKLDQNTLYELHYQMITFGKVFCTKSKPNCNACPMRGECRHFASAFASARFALPGPEERSITSSTAPMISETNPTRAGNQIPLPPPVHNLLKVGPNVGNNEPIIEEPATPEPEHAEGSESDIEDASYDDPDEIPTIKLNIEEFTANLQHYMQGNMELQEGDLSKALVALNPDAASIPTPKLKNVSRLRTEHYVYELPDKHPLLKQMEKREPDDPSPYLLAIWTPGETANSIQPPEQSCGSQEPGRLCNEKTCFACNSVREANTETVRGTILIPCRTAMRGSFPLNGTYFQVNEVFADHDSSLNPIDVPREWIWNLPRRTVYFGTSVSSIFKGLSTEGIQYCFWKGFVCVRGFDQKTRAPRPLMARLHFPASKLAKMKTENNK, from the exons ATGAATTTTGGTGAAGATTTTTCAATTCCACAGGGAAAAGAATTCGAGTTTACGGATTCTTGGATACCGGTAACCCCACAAAAGCCTATCCCAACAGGATCGAATCCGATCCAGGTGAACGGGCAAGGGAACCAGTTTGGAAATGAAAATTGGCAGGAACTTGCTGAATTTCCTACGGGATATGTTCAAGATATCCTAAATAACAATGGAGTTGCTCACAGTTTCAACCAGGATCAATATTTTGGCAGCATAAATTTAGCAAAGAATAACAGGATGATCAATAACATTGCAGGTTCTTATAGACTTGTTCTTCAAAATGAAAGCTCGAGTTGGAATGATCATACCTGGGCAAATCTTCTGGCAACCAGAAATGCCGCAGATGGTTTTGCCTCTGCAAACAGAATCGCCAGCTTAGGCAGCGGTAATACACTGCCAATTCCGAATTTGCATCCTCAAGACGAAAACTGGAGACGTTCCAGCTCACACCAATCCTCAAGTTCGCACTTCATGAGAAATACCGACGGCTTCCTCCAGATGCCGCAAT ATGGATTTCCGATACCTTCTATGCCAATCTGCAATTTAAACTCACCAGCGAGGACAGAAGTCGGTGCACCCTCTCATTTCAACACCTCATTTCAATCCTTGCTAGCAACACCAGATCAAACACAGAAGACAAGGAAGCAGAATCCTGCAGCAGACGAAAACTCAGTTTCTGAAAAGGAGCAGGAAAGTATAATTGTATGCAATAAAAAGGAATTTTCTCAACAGAACTGTGATCTCTTACAGAATATTGTCAATTCATCATCTGTGATCATTTCAGCACCAATGGAGGAAAAGGACTCTGAAAGGGGAAGTGTCCAAGGTATAGATCTGAATAAGACTCCCCAGCAAAAACCACCTAAACGAAGAAAACACAGGCCCAAGGTTATTGTGGAAGGCAAACCCAAAAGAACTCCAAAGCCGACCACTACAGCAAACGTCAACTCCAAGGACAACCCAAGTGGGAAGAGGAAGTATGTACGCAGGAAAGGTCTGACAGAACTAGCAACTCAACATGCAGATCCAACAAAGGCGTCTGACTCAACTGCTGGAACTCCAGCGAAGAGGAAGTATGTACGCAAGAAAAGCCCAAAAGAACCAGCTGCTGAACTGATAGGTTCTGCAAACAAATCTGCTTGTGATGCTGGGATAACTATTAGGGGGAAATGCATGCACGAGACCAACCAGAAAGAATCAGCAAGTCCGCAAGGAGATTGCATAAGGGACTCTGATCCTAGTCCCGTGTGTGCTCCAAGATCCTGCAGAAGAGCATTGAATTTTGACTTGGAAAACACTGGAAATGGAAGTCTGGCTGGTATACTTAATCACCAAGAGATGCTCAGTA GTATCACAGCAGCTACAGCCTCCCGACTTCAAGCAAAGGAGCTGATGGAAAATGTAAATGTCATGGCAAGGAATGCAAACATGTATGACATTGATTTGAACCAAAATAGCTACAGAAATGGGTACACTTCCGCACAGCAAGCTATCCAATTTGTTTCACAAAGAAGAAACTGGGAAAATATTGATGGGACCAAGGAATTCATGTTTGAAGGACACCCTCAGTCAGTAGCAACAGTTTTGTCCAACTTTAATGAAGGTAGGGGATCCAAGAGAGATCACTATCATGCCATTGAGCAGGGACAATTCAGCACAGCAGGTACTATGAGTTCCTTGCTATCCCAAGCGATATTCCAAGCGGATGAAGGTTATAGAAATGGCTGCAGTAATGAGGCAGCCTTTCCCCAGGCTTCGAAAAGAAGGATAATTGAGGATGAATTCCATGCATATAAGTACGGAATGAAGTGTTCAGTGTCGCATGCTGCAGGACTACTTCAAACAAAAGGCACAAATGATGTTAATGCAGGAAAATTTACATCACTGAGAGATTGTGGAACATCTGATCCCCATTTTCGAAGTGATAACATAGACAGGAGAAAAGGTAGCGTGTTTAGCCAACTCACAGGGAACAGGTATGTAAACTCTACAGCTGGTGATCTGACTTCTTCAAAGCAAAATATTTTGTCCCAACTGCATTCAGGCATCGAAAAAGTAGGAAACATAAATGGGTTAGCTCTAGTCCATAACTTAGCCACAATTGAGAACCGCAATCTTCTTCTACCAACTACCCCTGAGAAGGTCTCTACACCTCGAACTGGATTGGTTGGCCAAACATTCCATACCAATGTTTCAGAAAACAAGAAAAGAGAACCTGGTCTGCCCAGAAATGTTCCATTCACAGTTGGAAAGATGGTGCAAGAAAAGAAACGAGTGTCTGAGAACCAGCAGTCCACCAAAGCAAGAG GGCCATCAGCAAAACATGTATCTCTCAATCCAGTCGAGGAGATAATTAATAGATTCAAGGGTCTCACTCTTGAAGAAAAGAACAACAAACCCAAGGCAGAACTGCAGAATGCACTTGTTCTATACAATGGAGCTGGAACAGTTGTCCCTTTTGAGGGGTTTGAGTCTATCAAGAAAAAAGTACGACCTAGAGTGGACCTTGATCCAGAGACAAATAGGGTATGGAATTTGTTGATGGGAAAGGAGGGAGAAGACACTGAAGGAACAGATAAGGAAAAATGGTGGGAAGAAGAAAGGAGAGTTTTTCATGGCAGAGTTGATTCATTTATAGCAAGAATGCATCTTGTACAAG GAGATAGGCGCTTCTCAAAATGGAAGGGATCTGTGGTGGATTCTGTAATAGGAGTCTTCCTAACCCAAAATGTTTCCGACCACCTGTCAAG CTCTGCCTTCATGTCTCTAGCAGCAAAGTTTCCTTTGAAGTCATCATGCAAAGGAGACTGCAATGCGGAGAGAACAACAATACTAATTGAAGAACCAGAAGTGTGTGAACTGAATTCAGAAGAAACCATCAAATGGCATGAAAAGCCATTCAGGCATCAACTTGACAGCCAAAGCTCCATGACTCCCAACAGGTCAACAGATTACCAGAGGAACAGTGAGTATTCAGGTATAGAGAGAACAAGCTTTATGGGAACATATAGTCAAAGCTTGGAGGAAGAAGTGCTATCATCGCAAGGTTCTTTTGATTCCTCAGTTATTCAAGCAAATGGAGGAATTAGAACCTACTCAGGCTCCTACTCAGAAACAGAAGATCCTACTATGAGCTGCAAATTCCTCAGCATTCATGGTTCAACCCTTGACCAGATAGAGAACAGTGCCTCAGTTGAGGAATTTTACCATTGTGCAAGTGGGAGCTCACAACTTCAAGAAGGAATAAAATATAAACAGTCAGAAGTTACAGAAGAGGGGCAGACATCAAGGCTGGAAAGAACAGAGAATCTCAAATGGTCTTCCTCATTCAATCAAGATAACAACTTTAGAAATCAACAATTTCGGGTACAAGTGTTTGGAGCGAGCAGCCATCCCCTACACATGACTTTGGAGTCTGAACCATGGGAAGGAGAAGGCCTTGAACCTTTCAGAGAAGAGTGCATGTCTTCCTGGGCTTCAACTGCTTCTGGACTCAACAAGCCAAAACAACCAGGTCAAAATGGAGGTAAAATCATGGTCCAACACAATGGACAACCAATAAGTCAAGATATGGCCACGACAACCTTGAATACCTTATCAGGTGAGCACGTAATGCACCAAAAAGAAGTCCATACTAGAAGTAATCAACTTTGCAACAATCatcaagaaaagaggaaggaCTTCCAATCAGAAAGCACATCAGTCACAATGCCTCCAACCACTGATGCAGTAGCTAAGATGCAGAAAAGTACCTCATTATCTGCTGCAAATACCCACAAGCTCACAGAAAGACCTTCTGATATTGAAAGGATGACTGCATCAGATAAGGGCAAAGCTACAGAAAACAGAGAGGTTCAATCCAATGCAAAGGAACCAATGCATTCTTCTGAAAACCAGCTTGGAGAAAGTAGCAGCTTAAAGCCCAAAAGAAGAAAGGCTCAGGAAGGGAAAAATAATGCAACTGACTGGGACCAGTTGAGGAAACAGGTGCAGGCCAATGGTTTAAAAAAGGAAAGAAGCAAAGATACCATGGATTCCCTGGATTATGAAGCAATGAGAAACGCTAATGTTAATGAGATTTCtaacaccatcaaagaaagaggGATGAACAACATGTTAGCAGAACGAATCAAG GATTTCTTGAACCGACTGGTTAGAGACCATGAAAGCATTGATCTGGAATGGTTAAGAGATGTCCCCCCTGATAAAGCAAA GGATTATCTTTTAAGCATACGGGGATTGGGGCTGAAAAGCGTGGAGTGTGTACGGCTTTTAACTCTTCACCATCTTGCTTTTCCA GTTGACACAAATGTTGGACGAATAGCAGTTAGGCTGGGATGGGTTCCTCTCCAACCACTGCCTGAGTCACTACAGTTGCACCTCCTAGAATT GTACCCAATACTGGAGTCAATTCAAAAATATCTCTGGCCAAGATTATGCAAACTTGATCAAAATACATT GTATGAACTACATTATCAAATGATTACATTCGGAAAG GTGTTCTGCACAAAGAGTAAACCAAATTGCAATGCATGTCCAATGAGAGGGGAATGCAGGCACTTTGCAAGTGCTTTTGCAAG TGCAAGGTTCGCACTACCGGGACCTGAAGAGAGAAGTATAACAAGTTCAACTGCTCCAATGATCTCTGAGACAAACCCTACCAGAGCTGGGAATCAAATTCCATTACCTCCGCCAGTGCATAACTTGCTTAAAGTAGGGCCTAATGTTGGCAACAATGAACCTATCATTGAGGAGCCTGCAACACCTGAACCAGAGCATGCAGAAGGATCAGAGAGTGATATTGAAGATGCAAGCTATGATGATCCAGATGAAATTCCCACAATAAAACTCAACATTGAAGAGTTCACAGCAAACCTACAGCATTACATGCAGGGCAATATGGAACTCCAAGAAGGGGACTTGTCAAAGGCTTTAGTAGCTTTGAATCCTGATGCTGCTTCTATCCCTACTCCAAAATTGAAGAATGTAAGCAGGCTACGAACAGAGCACTATGT ATATGAGCTTCCAGATAAACATCCTCTCTTGAAACAG ATGGAAAAGCGGGAACCTGATGATCCTAGCCCCTATCTTCTTGCAATATGGACACCAG GTGAAACTGCAAACTCAATTCAACCACCAGAACAAAGTTGTGGGTCCCAGGAACCAGGAAGACTGTGCAATGAGAAGACCTGCTTTGCTTGCAACAGTGTAAGAGAAGCTAACACTGAGACAGTCCGAGGAACCATCTTG ATACCTTGTAGAACTGCAATGAGAGGAAGCTTTCCCCTAAATGGGACTTATTTTCAAGTTAATGAG GTCTTTGCAGATCATGATTCAAGCCTCAATCCAATCGACGTTCCAAGGGAATGGATTTGGAATTTACCAAGACGAACTGTATACTTTGGAACATCTGTATCATCAatatttaaag GACTTTCGACCGAGGGAATTCAGTACTGCTTTTGGAAAG GATTTGTTTGCGTAAGGGGATTTGACCAAAAAACTCGAGCACCCCGGCCACTAATGGCCAGATTGCACTTTCCTGCCAGTAAGCTGGCCAAGATGAAGACTGAAAACAACAAATGA